TAAGCTTCCAAAATACAATCTACCGGTTACTAGGGGAAACTGGACTAGACAAAgcatcttggaaaagttactttttgggacaAGACCTAACCTTGATATTCAGGGAGTGGTGGTCCAAAAATGTAAATCTTTCCAAGCTCTATGAGAACTTATTTCAGATGAGAGATTCAGGTTTAGTGTTTTGGAAacagcttctccttctccttctccttcttctttggTGCTATTATTAATAGGAAGCTGGAGAAACTGTTTCTAATCTATTGCAAATCATCCAGCATCCTATTAGTAGATGCTGATTTACTTTCCACCCACTCTTGCTTAAATCATATGGCTATATCCAAGCTGTAGCTTAGTTAATTTGGTCTTGGTTGCCTAGGTACAAAATGCCGGTGCATAACTGCTTGTTTCTATGTCCTACCCAAATGGCTATCACAATGCAGACAAATTGGTTTGAATTGTGGTTTATCTTCCAGTGAACATGACCTGTTTCTATTAGATAATTCAACTctcttacttttattatttttttgaaagCAAAGTAATGTAGACTGTCTTCAGCTCATTAGAAGAAAGGGATTATATATAGTTGGCCTTCTAGATTTGTAGATATGACTCCTGTAAGTCTgagtattcacagatttgattaagacattatctctaggaatctctttttcctccagtgggactctgtggtcaacttttgcAGAAGCCCAATCATATTATCATAATGCAGGACCTAGAAACTCTTAGAGATgacatctctctagaaatctctagttcctccagttCAATTCTGCAATCGACTTCTAATGGAAATTGACCATAAAATTGTGCTGGAGAAtctagagtttcctagagaggtattctgcCAGGTTAAAAAAATGACAATTTCATTATCTgtggtttttttaattttttaatgatggtttacatgtttttatgtggtTATGCTTTGTAatatacatgtattttatggcgttgtattttaatttttgttccacagggcttggtctccatgtaaaccgccccgagtccttttggggagatggggtgggatataagaataaagttattattattattattattattattattattattattattattattattattttgtaggaTGTGTGTGTGGTTCCTATGTCCATAGCCCCAGTGAACATGGAGAGCAGACTGTAAATGTAACAATTTAGAGTAGCTTGTCTGAGAGGTTTACAAATGTTTTGCTACGGAGCATCTCTGGTGCCTGTTTCAATGTGGGAGATGCTTATCTCATTTCTGTCAATCCTCTCATGGTCTCTGCAGATTAACAAGCGAGGAGACATAACTGATGTTCACAACGAATTGCAGACAGTGACAGTTGGAGTCGCCTGCACCAGCCCCAACTTCCCAGGGCCTAATGTCTTGCTCCTGGCTCGCCCTGTCTTGTCCCCTGAAGAGCGGCCACAAAAGCTGAATACTTTGCGCCGCCGCCGAGCACCAGCCAAGAAATTAGAGCTCACTCGGTAAGTCTGGTCCACATCAtccattctaaaaaaaaaattagaattagAAGAGATCCCCCATCACTTTCTCAGATATTCTAATATCAGGTAGAATgctgtgtttttgaactgcagagCTTGGGATTGTTACATCTGGAGGGTACGTGAAATCCCCAGAATCCCAAGGTAACACTGGCAGTGCAGGTATTGATGCATTCAGGCATGAAGACCTAAGTCTTAAATTgattttggaaaagttacttttttgaacaaTAGTGGCAATGTGAGTCTTGTAACTTCTACATCAGTTGGGCAATGAGTCCTTTCAGGGATCAGATGAACCTCTTTCGGGAGCACTGTAGTTATTgcaggagattggactagatggcctttatttgcaggtttaacttttggtgATATGATTATTTGCGGATCTCATGAATATGTTCAGTGTAGGAAACTCTAGGTTTTCTATGGCAACTCTGCATTTCTATTCATAAAACAGATtttctttctgtgcagaaatattgtgtttctatgcagaaaattcattttttctatacaagtgtgtgtgtgcatcccttccagtttgtcaatttGTGATGATCacttgaatttcacagggttttcaaaagcaaagaatactcagaggtgattttgccagctccttcctctgaaatatcatcAATATCATCTTGATAATCTTCCACCCAATTACTAAGAAGGATGGTTATTGTTAGCTTCTAAGAACAGACAGAATCTagtgtctttagggtatttaggtcaAGTATACCATgcgcaaattttgcacagaatatatCATCCACTGCAGtttagaaaatactgttttctgtgcaaaaaaatgtgaattttatCCAAGATAAACTCTGAATTGAAAAATTCTCAGCAATTCAGGATTTTCCTTGTTTGGGATttccaacatttaaaaaactgtttttaaccatttgctgaatatttttaaaatagtctttcaatCTCTACAGACATAGTAAATCACTTCAAGGCTTAAATTGTTTTGAGATTAAACCTTTTTTTCCGGGCTGACTTGGATTCTCCATATCCAAGGTTTCCCTGATTAGCATGAAATCAAAGAACATCAGCGAGGTTTGCTGCCTTGGTTATTTGCTTGAGTACATTAACAATGAATATTGAGTAAGGGGCAACCAAGGTCATCGTAGAAACAGCAAGGAGAGGAAGCCTATTGATTAACAGACTACCAAGATCAGACTTGAGCATTGATTCATAGGCAACCAGGGTCAGGTAGAAATAGAGTGATGGGGCAATAAACAAGTTCAGTGTTATTTTGGGGTTTTGTATGTCTGAAAGCATAGAGAAAATAGATGCTTTGGCATTGTTGCAAATCTCTTTAGGTACAAAGAACAGCCTTCCCTTGCATTTTTAGTATATGGTAGTTTGCTACAAATTCcttatattttatcttgttttctaCATCCTAGCTATTTCAGTTATGTGTAgttggtgtgtgccttcaagtgattttcaactcatggggttttctgagacTAAAAGTATGTGCCTCACTCTAGGTTTCCAGTGAATTTCTGTGATTGAGCCGGGAATTgaattctccagagtcatagtccaagccTCAAACCATGTCTGGCTGCCTGGCCAATTCACCCCACACCCTTCAAATCCCATTTCCATGACTCCTGCCCTATCGCCGTACAAAAGAACAGAGCTGAATGGATTGGCCAGATCACTAGATTTTCCCAATATTTTCTTAGTCTGTGGCAACtgggtgtttttgtttgtttgttttttacttttccCACCCTGCTTTTTACAGGATCCTTGTATAATTTAATCCACAGAAACTGGAGTTCTTCCCCACTTCTCTTTCCCTTATCAAATTTCTGATGGAGTAAGAGCTCTGTGGGGAAAAATATAGCCGGTGCTGGATGTATAGCTAACCTGCTTTCTCTCAAAGGAGGAAGTTGTGGCAGGAGCAAAACATTTTGGTTTTTGGAGTCATTCAAATTTTGGATTTCCAAGAaaaagatactcaacctgtatcagGAGGATACCAGCTGTGGGAAAGCTGCTTTACAGCAATAGACTTTAATTTGTCCAGAGATCAAAGCATACAATTTTCGCAATACATGCCACCCCCgacttacaaacatccaacttacaaactcaTAGTTACGAACGAgcttctcctctccctccctgccATGAAATCATAGCGCTGAATCAAAGTGTGTTTGTATCTTTccattccctttcctttttcttcctattgATATCTCTCCAAACTCGCTGTTCCTTGTGTTCCTATTGATCTCTTCAGgcctctttcccttttcttcctattGATCTCTCCAaacttcttttccctttttttctatcCATTTCTCCAAATTCTTTCCCCCATTTTTCCTATTTCTCCAAaccctttccccttttcttcccgCCGATCTCTCCAAActctctttcctctttcttcctaCACATATCTCTCCAAACTCcatttccatttccttcttaTCAATCTCTCCATCcccttttcttttacttttactttaaatcCGGTTGCTGCTTTCTGCAGAAtattggggtttgtagtttagtgaggcccaggacctctctgactgaacattttaaagacccttccctaaactacaaaccccagaattctgcaggagtcagaaatcggatttaaagtggattgatgTTTAGTTATGAGATCCAATATTCCCTTTGTCCTCCCTGTATTTCTCTGTCTCTCCTCACCTTGCCTTCATGTCTGACATCACTTTTAATTaccctgactcaatgctatgcacggcttggatttgtagtttggtgagggagcAGCAtgctttggaagagaagggtaaagaccttgtaaaactgcagctcccaggatcccatagcaaggaACCAGGAcatttaaagtggcatcaagctgcattcattccacagtataaGGACACCCCAAGGAAGCTGGGTCAAGATAAACAGGAGAGGCTCCTGGAGGGAAGAGTTATCTATTTCtatgttttcctttccattgtttggaagctttggtgttttttaaaaagggattatAATCACACAGGGACTATAATGTGCTCCTTTTTggacaaattacaaagagtgcactttttgtggACCTGTTCCAACCTAAaaacaaatccaacttaagaagGAACTATAGATCTTATATAGTTTGtgacttggggactacctgtagttACAAAAATAGGGGGACGGGGCGCTTGGATTGATACACTTCAAAGCCATTATATTGAGATGTAAGTCatgtttctccccccccccctttctttctgcCTCTGGAGGCTTCTCCCTCTAAGCTTTGTCAAGATCTCGGTGCACAACGCAGAGAAGCAGCAGCTGCGATTCAAGCTGGCAAGTGGCCGGACCTTCTACCTGCAGCTTTGCCCCCAGCTCGGAGCACAAGATGATGTCTTTGAACTCTGGGTCAAGGTGATCAACATGGTGCGACCTCCCTCAACCTCAAAACTTGAGCTGCAAGGCAGAATCAAAGATCCTGGGCAGCCAGCCAATCCCTTTTCCCAGATGCCAAAGGTTGGTGTTCCCATTCTTCTATTACGTTGGTTGCTACTGGACATGTGCATTTGGGGGAAATGACCCTACTTTTGTTgggggccccaatccattttttgtaAGTCTCCCTGCCGCACGCCCTGCCACACACagactctctttccaaggcaaggaggcaagttcagaTGCACATGAAAGCAGCCTGTTTTCcatttctttaataataataataacaataataataataataataataacaaatttatttttataccccgcctctatctccccaaaggggactcagggcggcttacatggcgccaagcccaaataaaaacaatagcaatataaaacacaacaatagacaaaagacatgcacaattatacaaatttaaacattagccattaaaaacaagtgacaagaactaataaaaacatggattaaaacaggcTTTCATGTGAGCAGATTTTCATGTGCGGAGGGGGTTTCCCGTTTCATGCCTCTAAAGAAAtggaagacacaaaagaaacagTAGAAATGTTAGGAATGAATTTCACGCACATGTCTAGTTGCTACTGTGGTCATTGCATATGCGTGACATTTCATGGGTCAATATAAGCAATGAACAGACTACTGGATGGAAACCTGGTGGAGAGAGAGACTGGGAGTcaattaaaagcagctgaaaatatgGAACAACATAAACTGTTTGGGACTGTCTCTGCTAAATTGTGTTGGTTGGAGTGTATGAAACTCCAAGAACTTCCTATTCAACTAATGGCCTAAATTCAATCATAATGTGATGCTTAATACATCAGTTGATGAGCTGATAAATATAATCAGTGGTTCTTCTAATTGGAAGATCCTGAGAACTATAATCTAGGAAAGGAAGTTGTCCCAAGTGTCAGGTCATTGGTTCCCCATCCTTGATATAGTTTGGTTGAATTTATGCATGACAGAGTGTTCTCTTATCCCTCTTATGTCAAGGCTCTGAGCACACCTGATTCATCAAACCTAGAAGAAACAGAGAGCATCCCCAGTGTGTACACACCTGAATTGGTCAGCCCTATACAGGAAGATGCCAGGAGCAGGCGGAGTATGGCCTTGTCCATGGGAGGCCCACCCAGCTTCCACCCTCTTAGCCACTCTCCTACCGTCAGCGAAGGAAAGACATCTGATTTGGAAATGTACCGTCTCTCAGAGGGGATGGAGTCGATAGAATATCTTCAGAGCCCCCCGAGGCCCCAAATCCAAGACCGTAAGAAGGAGCATAGTTCTACACCAAACAGGTACATTTCTAGATGGTGGGTTGGTGAGGGACATTTTGGAAGGTTAAGTTTCCAGCTGCAGGATTTGAGCCCTAATGGCCAGAAGAGCAAAAGCCATGGACAAGAAAGACTTGAATGAACTAGCCAGCCAGGAGCAACCACTAGCAGCTGGGTGGTGGTATTTTTAGCATTTCTAGGACTTTCCCCCTACAATGCTATCTACAGGTTTTCAATTAACACAAAACAAGTCAAATACACAACAGAACCATACCATAAGAAACAAGAACAGAAAAAATGATGACCAAACAAGAATTAGcagcacatattttaaaattgagAAGTCCAAATTTTGTGATGTCCTTAGTTACATTGCCTGGGTCATAACAAAAGGTCTTGACCAAGATGCTTGGAAATGAACAACATTCCAGAATTTTTGGGGGAGAAGGCTGTTCCTCTATTAAGGTACCATTACTGTGAAGGCCCTGCTCCTCAAAGTGTTCACCAATTTCTTTATCTGGGCCCTAAGAGTGGGACCTTTGAACACTTTAATATTTTGATAGGTATTTGGGGAAGAGTTCAgatataatagaatcatagaatcatagaatagtagagttggaagagaccacatgggccatccagtccaaccccctgctaagaagcaggaaatcgcattcaaagcacccccgacagatggccatccagcctctgcttaaaagcctccaaggaaggagcctccaccacggccccggggagagagttccactgtcgaacagctctcacagtgaggaagttcttcctgatgttcaggtggaatctcctttcctgtagtttgaagccattgttccgtgtcctagtctgcagggcagcagaaaacaagcttgctccctcctccctatgacttcccttcacatatttgtacatggctatcatgtctcctctcagccttctcttttgcaggctaaacatgcccagctctttaagccgctcctcatagggcttgttctccagacccttaatcattttagtcgccctcctctggatgctttccagcttgtcaacatctcccttcaactgtggtgcccaaaattggacacagtattccaggtgtggtctgaccaaggcagaatagagggggagc
This sequence is a window from Anolis carolinensis isolate JA03-04 chromosome 6, rAnoCar3.1.pri, whole genome shotgun sequence. Protein-coding genes within it:
- the LOC100565120 gene encoding Golgi-associated RAB2 interactor protein 6, yielding MSRSKRSNAPVGGIPVRGLFNREMGPLQRQLQQGEYSLLKFAPMLESEFLQINKRGDITDVHNELQTVTVGVACTSPNFPGPNVLLLARPVLSPEERPQKLNTLRRRRAPAKKLELTRLLPLSFVKISVHNAEKQQLRFKLASGRTFYLQLCPQLGAQDDVFELWVKVINMVRPPSTSKLELQGRIKDPGQPANPFSQMPKALSTPDSSNLEETESIPSVYTPELVSPIQEDARSRRSMALSMGGPPSFHPLSHSPTVSEGKTSDLEMYRLSEGMESIEYLQSPPRPQIQDRKKEHSSTPNRKTSRSKRSRRRRSSQKGTTRKPSKIVSLIMSCSWVNRRKSKSRDTKTRGKGKKR